The sequence CAAGACGGGTGCGGAAGCCGGCTTGATCGGTTTGCCCGTTATCGTGCTCGGCGACGCATTTTACCGCGAAGCGCCCTTCGCACATGCGCTGGACAACCTCGTCGAACTGCCCGGCGCGCTGCAGAAACTGGTCAATGGCGAGGATCGCCGTTCCAGCGATGCCGCCCGCCTCGACTGGTTCGCAGGCGCCTGGGAACTCAGCAAGCCTGGCGAACTCTATGTCACCGGCGCAGATGAGGTGCGCACATTTACCGACACGCTGGCGTCATATCTTCGTTGCTGAACAGGCGCGATTGCAAAGACTATTTCTGGGTGAAGCAAGGCATCAATGTCCGATAATCTCGTTTCGATCATCACACCGGCTTACAGGGCCGCACAGATTATTCCGGAGACGATTCGCTCGGTTCAGTCGCAGACCCATAGCGAGTGGGAAATGCTGATCGCCGAGGATTGCGGCCCCGATGAAACGCGCGAAGTCGTGCGCGAGTTTGCTCGCGCGGACTCCCGGGTCAAACTGCTCGAAATGCCTGCAAACGGAGGGCCCGCCGCCGCCCGCAATCTAGCCCTTTCGGCCGCCAAGGGCCGATGGCTTGCCTTTCTCGACAGCGACGACCTCTGGCTCCCCGAAAAACTGGAGCGACAACTGGCCTTTCATCGCGGCCGTGAAGATGCCGTTATCAGCTTTACTGGTTTCCGTCGCATCAGCGCGGACGGCTCCGAGACGGGTCGCTACATCGGCGTACCGCCCGTCATGGGTTATAAAGCGTTGCTGGGAAACACGGCGATCGCCACCTCGACGGTGATCGTGGACCGTCGCCAATCGGGCGAGTTCACGATGAAGAAGACCTATTATGACGATTTCGCGTGCTGGCTGGCATTGCTGCGTGAGGGGAAGTTTGCGATCGGGCTCGACCAGGATCTGATGCGCTATCGTGTCATGGCGCAGTCCGTAAGCCGGAACAAGGGCAATAGCGCCAAGCAGGTTTGGCTCGCCTATCGGAACATCGAGAAGCTGTCACTGTTCGCCGCAGCATGGTATTTTGCGCAATATTCGGCGCGCGCCTTTCTCAAGTATCGGACGTTCTGATCGGACGATCGGCGTCATGGAGTAAGGAATGCCCGTTCGATCTCGTCCGCCGCATTATCAACCCTGAAGAAGGTGCGGGTTGGCTCCGGAAAGACGCGAGGCGGAGCGAAATATGTTGCGGTATACATCAGCCGCTCATGCCCCGCAGCGACTCGGCTACCCATGTGTAGGCAGCGCGACGTTTCGACCATGAAGCACGTGAGACGCGGGCCGAGAATCTCCCGCCTCGCGTCGATGATGTTGACCGCCCTCGGCATTTGGTCGTCGCGGCGGTGACTCTTGAATGAAAAGCCGATCCTGTCTGAACAGGGACCAGGAAGGAATGAGAAGGGCCCATCTTCGACAGTGTTCACGTCGGTCAGATAAACGAACAATTTTATCACCTTCACGTCGTCATGGTCTCGGTGCCAGAGCTGTGAATAGGTCGGCTCCCCCACCATCGGCGCCGAATGGGTGACGGTGACATAATCAAGACGGGGAACCACGCCGAACAATCGTGTCACAAGACGTATTATTTCGTCCTGCAACGCAAACTGCGCGTAGAAATGGCCGGACGGCAACTGACCATTTTCCATCGCACGCTCGACAAGATGCGACCACAAGCCGCTCTTGGTGTCAGCAAAAATCCTCTCTGACGCCTTTTCCGCAGCAATGAGGTCATCGGTGACATCCCGCAAACGGGACCTCTGCACCTCGGGAATATAGTCACCCAACATCACAAAGCCGTCACGCTCAAAATCAATCGCTATCCGTTCGGTACGCTCGTCGACAGGTAATTGTCGGGCGAGGCGCATCCGACGGGGAAGATCGCCTTGTCCGGCCAGTTGCATGACCGCTTTGACGCCGTGCTTGAGCGGCGACCTATTGACATGCCAGAGCAATCTTTTCGACAGTGACGCCATAGTCCGCTCCTTCCTTCGCAATAAATTGCACATCCACCTTATGTATTCACGCAGTCCTGACCCGCAGCAGTGACCAAAGGCGCTTAAAAACCCGGACACGCTGGTCGGGCTTGATCATCAGGGCAATCAGCGCCGCCGTCCACACCGTGCTGGCGCCGCCCAGGATCAGGACCAGATCGATCAAGCCAGGCTCGGGAACAGATGCACGACATAGAAGAGCCACGCCAAGCGAGCTGACAAAGATGATCGATAGCCATCTGAACAGGCCGGAACCAATCGCCAGCTCGCGGCGGATCAGATTGATCTGGAAAGGATAAATGACGAACATGCTGGCCACCTGTCCGATCACGAAGCTCCATGGCGAAACGAACGGCAGCAGCGCCAGCGACACACCTATTTGCAGAATGATTTGTATCGTTGCCAAACGATTCAGTCGTTTAACCGCAGCATGGTTCGCAAGCAGCATCGAACCGCCAAAGCTTGTCGAAACACTCAGCAGGGGCAC is a genomic window of Sphingopyxis sp. FD7 containing:
- a CDS encoding glycosyltransferase family 2 protein yields the protein MSDNLVSIITPAYRAAQIIPETIRSVQSQTHSEWEMLIAEDCGPDETREVVREFARADSRVKLLEMPANGGPAAARNLALSAAKGRWLAFLDSDDLWLPEKLERQLAFHRGREDAVISFTGFRRISADGSETGRYIGVPPVMGYKALLGNTAIATSTVIVDRRQSGEFTMKKTYYDDFACWLALLREGKFAIGLDQDLMRYRVMAQSVSRNKGNSAKQVWLAYRNIEKLSLFAAAWYFAQYSARAFLKYRTF